One segment of Nostoc piscinale CENA21 DNA contains the following:
- a CDS encoding metal-binding protein: MPSGRTHDRITLWALPFVAGVAFWQTRSSSVTLLVAGGFMFGGLMFGPDLDIYSRQYQRWGYLRWIWLPYQKSLRHRSFLSHGPIIGTTLRVIYLSCLLAIAAFIILVIFEKLGNTRFNWSGLGENIQKSLVSYDKEYLALFLGLELGAMSHSLSDWCGSAYKRMQKQGISGLLPTSKVKKRKVSRRVRPSPPRTSTKRQK; this comes from the coding sequence ATGCCCTCTGGTCGAACGCATGATCGCATTACTTTGTGGGCTTTGCCGTTTGTGGCGGGTGTGGCTTTTTGGCAGACCCGCAGTAGCAGCGTGACCTTGCTGGTGGCTGGTGGGTTTATGTTTGGCGGTTTGATGTTTGGCCCTGACTTAGATATTTACTCTCGGCAATATCAACGCTGGGGTTATTTGCGCTGGATTTGGCTACCTTATCAAAAAAGCCTTCGGCATCGTTCTTTTTTATCGCATGGGCCGATTATTGGGACGACACTGCGAGTCATTTATCTTTCCTGCTTGTTAGCGATCGCAGCATTCATAATTTTGGTAATTTTTGAAAAACTAGGAAACACAAGATTTAATTGGTCAGGCTTGGGTGAAAATATCCAAAAATCTCTGGTTAGCTATGATAAAGAATATCTTGCCTTGTTTCTTGGTTTAGAACTCGGCGCGATGAGTCATTCTTTGAGTGATTGGTGTGGTTCCGCATATAAACGAATGCAAAAGCAGGGAATTAGCGGTTTACTCCCTACCAGCAAAGTCAAAAAGCGCAAAGTATCACGCCGTGTTCGTCCGTCACCACCTAGAACTAGTACAAAAAGGCAAAAGTAA
- a CDS encoding GerMN domain-containing protein gives MKTQRNYQVYRGEAIAASALVTLALFGGTAWWSWQITNPTTQANNSVVIIASKSVPKVEAIQAQTYWLKFDNNQIHLVPQPVDVKVGVTSEEALKLAFTHLLNSHKTVELSTTIPAGTKLLDLRVTQAGIYVNLSPEFIQGGGSTSMTYRLAQVIYTATSIDPKAKVFVSIAGEPIDTDHPLGGEGLILRQPITRRQFVKDFPIS, from the coding sequence ATGAAAACCCAACGCAACTATCAAGTATATCGAGGAGAAGCGATCGCTGCTTCGGCACTAGTTACCTTGGCGTTATTTGGAGGAACTGCTTGGTGGAGTTGGCAAATCACCAATCCTACAACACAGGCGAATAATTCAGTAGTAATTATTGCCTCAAAATCTGTGCCAAAAGTAGAAGCAATACAAGCGCAAACTTACTGGTTAAAATTTGACAACAACCAAATTCACTTAGTACCTCAACCTGTAGATGTAAAAGTTGGAGTCACATCTGAGGAGGCTTTAAAATTAGCGTTTACTCATCTATTAAATAGTCATAAAACTGTTGAGTTGAGTACGACAATTCCCGCAGGTACAAAATTACTAGATTTGCGAGTTACTCAAGCAGGAATTTATGTAAACTTATCACCAGAATTTATTCAAGGTGGTGGTAGTACTTCAATGACTTATCGTTTAGCGCAGGTAATCTATACTGCTACTAGTATTGATCCTAAAGCTAAGGTTTTTGTTTCCATCGCAGGCGAACCAATCGATACAGATCATCCTCTTGGTGGTGAAGGACTCATTTTGCGACAACCAATCACTCGACGGCAATTTGTGAAAGATTTTCCAATTTCTTGA
- a CDS encoding alkene reductase, with protein MPEKSGLFTPIRLGSLYLSNRIIMSPMTRLRATTDCVPTPLMVEYYTQRASAGLIITEGTHPSPMGRGYTTCPGLHNEDQVEGWRKVTDAVHAAGGRIFVQLMHAGRVSHSSLLPNNALPIAPSAIPVVSEEIHIWNGKVPFETPRALELAEIPKIVEEYRTAAELSIKAGFDGVELHAATGYLPNQFQVSGSNQRTDAYGGTLENRTRFTLEVVNALCSVRGAEQIGVKIAPGFTVNDTFDDHPAETYTYVAKALSPLGLAYLHVGYDRGYARGTAPKFNPIDLIRSVYQGTLLAVGGFDRQQADEAITTGRADAIVFGRSFISNPDLVERLKLNAPLTEGDVRGFYGGDEHGYTDYQTLSPFH; from the coding sequence ATCAGGACTTTTTACACCCATTAGACTAGGTTCCCTTTACCTGAGCAACCGTATCATCATGTCTCCCATGACCCGACTCCGGGCTACTACTGACTGTGTACCTACCCCCTTAATGGTCGAATACTACACTCAGAGAGCTTCAGCAGGACTCATTATTACGGAAGGCACGCATCCGAGTCCAATGGGACGGGGCTACACCACCTGTCCTGGGCTGCACAACGAAGATCAGGTTGAAGGGTGGCGGAAAGTGACAGATGCTGTTCATGCTGCTGGCGGTCGGATATTTGTACAACTGATGCACGCCGGACGGGTATCACACTCCTCCCTATTACCTAACAATGCCCTACCGATTGCACCTTCGGCTATCCCAGTGGTATCTGAAGAAATTCACATTTGGAATGGCAAAGTCCCTTTCGAGACACCCCGTGCTTTAGAGTTGGCAGAAATACCCAAAATAGTAGAAGAGTACCGCACAGCAGCAGAACTCTCGATTAAAGCAGGTTTTGATGGTGTAGAACTTCATGCTGCAACTGGATACCTGCCAAACCAGTTTCAAGTCAGTGGCTCCAACCAACGCACAGATGCCTATGGAGGCACATTGGAGAATCGAACTCGCTTCACACTTGAAGTGGTCAATGCTCTGTGTAGCGTTCGGGGAGCAGAACAGATTGGGGTCAAGATTGCCCCTGGTTTCACAGTCAACGACACATTTGATGATCATCCTGCCGAAACTTACACTTATGTCGCCAAAGCACTCAGTCCGCTAGGTTTGGCATACTTACACGTTGGCTATGACCGAGGTTATGCCAGAGGCACTGCACCGAAGTTCAACCCCATTGATCTCATACGTAGCGTTTATCAAGGAACACTGCTGGCTGTGGGTGGGTTTGATCGACAACAAGCTGATGAAGCAATTACCACCGGACGGGCTGATGCCATAGTTTTCGGGCGCTCATTCATCTCTAACCCTGACTTAGTAGAGCGCCTAAAACTCAATGCCCCTTTGACAGAAGGTGATGTCAGGGGGTTCTATGGTGGTGATGAACATGGTTACACAGACTATCAAACCCTGTCACCATTCCATTGA
- a CDS encoding beta-lactamase hydrolase domain-containing protein encodes MITVRKINDDLAIAGQITLDQLKQLAEEGYQSVINLRSPDETSSLDNEKEKVELLGLQYINFPTNLGEINHQAALDIFQVINKSSKPTLIHCDDSIRSAAIVLLYIATKQGVTFEKALQQTINLGLISSHC; translated from the coding sequence ATGATTACTGTTAGGAAAATTAACGATGATTTAGCGATCGCAGGACAAATTACTTTAGATCAGTTAAAGCAATTGGCTGAGGAGGGTTACCAGTCTGTAATTAATCTGCGCTCGCCTGATGAAACCAGCTCACTAGACAACGAAAAAGAAAAAGTTGAGTTGTTAGGATTACAGTATATTAATTTTCCTACTAATCTTGGAGAAATTAATCATCAAGCAGCACTTGATATCTTTCAAGTAATCAACAAATCATCGAAACCAACTTTGATTCATTGTGATGATTCCATACGTTCAGCAGCAATAGTACTTTTATATATTGCTACTAAACAAGGAGTAACCTTTGAAAAAGCTCTCCAACAAACTATAAACTTAGGGTTAATTTCTTCTCACTGTTGA